One Theropithecus gelada isolate Dixy chromosome 20, Tgel_1.0, whole genome shotgun sequence DNA segment encodes these proteins:
- the RNPS1 gene encoding RNA-binding protein with serine-rich domain 1 isoform X3: MAPSPTKRKDRSDEKSKDRSKDKGATKESSEKDRGRDKTRKRRSASSGSSSTRSRSSSTSSSGSSTSTGSSSGSSSSSASSRSGSSSTSRSSSSSSSSGSPSPSRRRHDNRRRSRSKSKPPKRDEKERKRRSPSPKPTKVHIGRLTRNVTKDHIMEIFSTYGKIKMIDMPVERMHPHLSKGYAYVEFENPDEAEKALKHMDGGPAPRGAGPLCAGDHAPRDAAATGAAPAPTPPDKQATEALAPVTYTPPSSVLSLF, encoded by the exons AT GGCTCCTTCACCCACCAAACGCAAGGACCGCTCAGATGAGAAGTCCAAGGATCGCTCAAAAGATAAAGGGGCCACCAAGGAGTCAAGTGAGAAGGATCGCGGCAGGGACAAAACCCGAAAGAGGCGCAGTGCTTCCAGTGGTAGCAGCAGTACCAG ATCTCGGTCCAGCTCGACTTCCAGCTCAGGCTCCAGCACCAGCACTGGCTCAAGCAGTGGCTCCAGCTCTTCCTCAGCATCCAGCCGCTCAGGAAGCTCCAGCACCTCccgcagctccagctccagcagcTCTTCCGGCTCTCCAAGTCCTTCTCGGCGCAGACACGACAACAGGAGGCGCTCCCGCTCCAA ATCCAAACCACCTAAAAGAgatgaaaaggagaggaaaaggcgGAGCCCATCTCCTAAGCCCACCAAAGTGCATATTGGGAGACTCACCAGGAATGTGACAAAG GATCACATCATGGAGATATTTTCCACCTAtgggaaaattaaaatgattgacATGCCCGTGGAAAGGATGCATCCCCATCTGTCCAAAGGCTATGCATACGTAGAGTTTGAGAATCCAGATGAAGCTGAGAAGGCGCTGAAGCACATGGATGGAG GTCCCGCTCCCCGAGGCGCAGGTCCCCTGTGCGCCGGAGATCACGCTCCCCGGGACGCCGCCGCCACAGGAGCCGCTCCAGCTCCAACTCCTCCCGATAAACAGGCCACTGAAGCTCTCGCCCCTGTAACTTATACCCCACCCAGCTCAGTTTTGTCACTTTTCTAG
- the RNPS1 gene encoding RNA-binding protein with serine-rich domain 1 isoform X2 codes for MAPSPTKRKDRSDEKSKDRSKDKGATKESSEKDRGRDKTRKRRSASSGSSSTRSRSSSTSSSGSSTSTGSSSGSSSSSASSRSGSSSTSRSSSSSSSSGSPSPSRRRHDNRRRSRSKSKPPKRDEKERKRRSPSPKPTKVHIGRLTRNVTKDHIMEIFSTYGKIKMIDMPVERMHPHLSKGYAYVEFENPDEAEKALKHMDGGQIDGQEITATAVLAPWPRPPPRRFSPPRRMLPPPPMWRRSPPRMRRRSRSPRRRSPVRRRSRSPGRRRHRSRSSSNSSR; via the exons AT GGCTCCTTCACCCACCAAACGCAAGGACCGCTCAGATGAGAAGTCCAAGGATCGCTCAAAAGATAAAGGGGCCACCAAGGAGTCAAGTGAGAAGGATCGCGGCAGGGACAAAACCCGAAAGAGGCGCAGTGCTTCCAGTGGTAGCAGCAGTACCAG ATCTCGGTCCAGCTCGACTTCCAGCTCAGGCTCCAGCACCAGCACTGGCTCAAGCAGTGGCTCCAGCTCTTCCTCAGCATCCAGCCGCTCAGGAAGCTCCAGCACCTCccgcagctccagctccagcagcTCTTCCGGCTCTCCAAGTCCTTCTCGGCGCAGACACGACAACAGGAGGCGCTCCCGCTCCAA ATCCAAACCACCTAAAAGAgatgaaaaggagaggaaaaggcgGAGCCCATCTCCTAAGCCCACCAAAGTGCATATTGGGAGACTCACCAGGAATGTGACAAAG GATCACATCATGGAGATATTTTCCACCTAtgggaaaattaaaatgattgacATGCCCGTGGAAAGGATGCATCCCCATCTGTCCAAAGGCTATGCATACGTAGAGTTTGAGAATCCAGATGAAGCTGAGAAGGCGCTGAAGCACATGGATGGAG GACAAATCGATGGCCAGGAGATCACTGCCACTGCCGTGCTGGCCCCCTGGCCTAGGCCACCACCCAGGAGATTTAGCCCTCCCAGGAGAATGTTGCCACCACCACCCATGTGGCGCAGGTCTCCGCCACGGATGAGGAGAAG GTCCCGCTCCCCGAGGCGCAGGTCCCCTGTGCGCCGGAGATCACGCTCCCCGGGACGCCGCCGCCACAGGAGCCGCTCCAGCTCCAACTCCTCCCGATAA
- the RNPS1 gene encoding RNA-binding protein with serine-rich domain 1 isoform X1 has product MDLSGVKKKSLLGVKENNKKSSTRAPSPTKRKDRSDEKSKDRSKDKGATKESSEKDRGRDKTRKRRSASSGSSSTRSRSSSTSSSGSSTSTGSSSGSSSSSASSRSGSSSTSRSSSSSSSSGSPSPSRRRHDNRRRSRSKSKPPKRDEKERKRRSPSPKPTKVHIGRLTRNVTKDHIMEIFSTYGKIKMIDMPVERMHPHLSKGYAYVEFENPDEAEKALKHMDGGQIDGQEITATAVLAPWPRPPPRRFSPPRRMLPPPPMWRRSPPRMRRRSRSPRRRSPVRRRSRSPGRRRHRSRSSSNSSR; this is encoded by the exons ATGGATTTATCAGGAGTGAAAAAGAAGAGCTTGCTAGgagtcaaagaaaataataaaaagtccaGCACTAG GGCTCCTTCACCCACCAAACGCAAGGACCGCTCAGATGAGAAGTCCAAGGATCGCTCAAAAGATAAAGGGGCCACCAAGGAGTCAAGTGAGAAGGATCGCGGCAGGGACAAAACCCGAAAGAGGCGCAGTGCTTCCAGTGGTAGCAGCAGTACCAG ATCTCGGTCCAGCTCGACTTCCAGCTCAGGCTCCAGCACCAGCACTGGCTCAAGCAGTGGCTCCAGCTCTTCCTCAGCATCCAGCCGCTCAGGAAGCTCCAGCACCTCccgcagctccagctccagcagcTCTTCCGGCTCTCCAAGTCCTTCTCGGCGCAGACACGACAACAGGAGGCGCTCCCGCTCCAA ATCCAAACCACCTAAAAGAgatgaaaaggagaggaaaaggcgGAGCCCATCTCCTAAGCCCACCAAAGTGCATATTGGGAGACTCACCAGGAATGTGACAAAG GATCACATCATGGAGATATTTTCCACCTAtgggaaaattaaaatgattgacATGCCCGTGGAAAGGATGCATCCCCATCTGTCCAAAGGCTATGCATACGTAGAGTTTGAGAATCCAGATGAAGCTGAGAAGGCGCTGAAGCACATGGATGGAG GACAAATCGATGGCCAGGAGATCACTGCCACTGCCGTGCTGGCCCCCTGGCCTAGGCCACCACCCAGGAGATTTAGCCCTCCCAGGAGAATGTTGCCACCACCACCCATGTGGCGCAGGTCTCCGCCACGGATGAGGAGAAG GTCCCGCTCCCCGAGGCGCAGGTCCCCTGTGCGCCGGAGATCACGCTCCCCGGGACGCCGCCGCCACAGGAGCCGCTCCAGCTCCAACTCCTCCCGATAA
- the RNPS1 gene encoding RNA-binding protein with serine-rich domain 1 isoform X4, with the protein MDLSGVKKKSLLGVKENNKKSSTRAPSPTKRKDRSDEKSKDRSKDKGATKESSEKDRGRDKTRKRRSASSGSSSTRSRSSSTSSSGSSTSTGSSSGSSSSSASSRSGSSSTSRSSSSSSSSGSPSPSRRRHDNRRRSRSKSKPPKRDEKERKRRSPSPKPTKVHIGRLTRNVTKDHIMEIFSTYGKIKMIDMPVERMHPHLSKGYAYVEFENPDEAEKALKHMDGGGTNRWPGDHCHCRAGPLA; encoded by the exons ATGGATTTATCAGGAGTGAAAAAGAAGAGCTTGCTAGgagtcaaagaaaataataaaaagtccaGCACTAG GGCTCCTTCACCCACCAAACGCAAGGACCGCTCAGATGAGAAGTCCAAGGATCGCTCAAAAGATAAAGGGGCCACCAAGGAGTCAAGTGAGAAGGATCGCGGCAGGGACAAAACCCGAAAGAGGCGCAGTGCTTCCAGTGGTAGCAGCAGTACCAG ATCTCGGTCCAGCTCGACTTCCAGCTCAGGCTCCAGCACCAGCACTGGCTCAAGCAGTGGCTCCAGCTCTTCCTCAGCATCCAGCCGCTCAGGAAGCTCCAGCACCTCccgcagctccagctccagcagcTCTTCCGGCTCTCCAAGTCCTTCTCGGCGCAGACACGACAACAGGAGGCGCTCCCGCTCCAA ATCCAAACCACCTAAAAGAgatgaaaaggagaggaaaaggcgGAGCCCATCTCCTAAGCCCACCAAAGTGCATATTGGGAGACTCACCAGGAATGTGACAAAG GATCACATCATGGAGATATTTTCCACCTAtgggaaaattaaaatgattgacATGCCCGTGGAAAGGATGCATCCCCATCTGTCCAAAGGCTATGCATACGTAGAGTTTGAGAATCCAGATGAAGCTGAGAAGGCGCTGAAGCACATGGATGGAGGTGG GACAAATCGATGGCCAGGAGATCACTGCCACTGCCGTGCTGGCCCCCTGGCCTAG